Proteins from a genomic interval of Salinarchaeum sp. Harcht-Bsk1:
- a CDS encoding ATP-binding protein: MHKTPQVNEVNEFIEIASDFEDPLEVIREALSNSYDAKATQVDIKIEQDDEGRNTLIIEDDGHGMDEDNLSSFFDLGNSNKDDAIGYKGHGTKIYYKSDKIQVETVKDGTQIESVMDQPWAKLNNRELPTYSVDRRDVDEPSRTRIEVHGFQAGQGFDPQQLTYNKIEHYIRWKTIGGSTAWHFSNDFHAMEINVELSPTIDDTRQPIETDNRLKFPAENVDPDGEFVAEAMCKHYPPRELTVSLDDGRELTIEIVGMVGGKEARNKLPTYGKHSAQFGIWLAKDHIKVERYNDAIGADNEFFHFFFIANCQELELSANREKIRNKSGDVYQAITDELDRYMTKVCQETWYRDYIERRKLEDKKRSIQSQESSLEERLERTRGADGLSPSNPAEVIALLERYSANGAPESLQIADFQMNDEVNAILDTANGYEHASVQVKLSDFFEEETPLSNIDRFVCWKLGDLDALTRIERTSYLGEPIRFDFQKGEIQYGSEEPELIPVLELDGKVT, translated from the coding sequence ATGCATAAGACACCACAAGTCAACGAGGTCAACGAGTTTATCGAGATAGCAAGCGACTTCGAGGACCCGTTGGAAGTCATCAGAGAAGCACTGTCGAATTCCTACGATGCGAAAGCAACGCAGGTCGATATCAAAATCGAGCAGGATGATGAAGGACGGAACACTTTGATCATCGAGGACGACGGCCACGGAATGGACGAAGACAACCTCTCGTCGTTCTTCGACCTTGGAAACTCGAACAAAGACGATGCGATTGGGTACAAAGGCCACGGTACCAAAATCTACTACAAGAGCGACAAGATCCAGGTCGAGACAGTCAAGGACGGGACGCAGATCGAATCGGTGATGGATCAGCCGTGGGCAAAACTCAACAACCGCGAACTCCCCACGTACTCGGTTGATAGAAGGGACGTAGACGAGCCGTCACGCACCCGGATCGAGGTCCACGGGTTTCAGGCGGGACAAGGGTTCGACCCACAGCAGCTCACATATAATAAGATTGAACATTATATCAGGTGGAAGACAATCGGCGGTTCAACGGCATGGCACTTCAGCAACGATTTTCACGCGATGGAGATAAATGTCGAGCTCTCTCCCACGATCGACGACACCCGGCAGCCAATCGAGACCGATAACCGATTGAAATTCCCTGCTGAAAACGTTGATCCGGACGGGGAGTTCGTCGCTGAAGCGATGTGCAAGCACTATCCGCCGAGGGAGCTGACCGTTTCGCTCGATGACGGCCGTGAATTGACAATCGAGATTGTCGGGATGGTCGGAGGGAAAGAAGCACGGAACAAATTGCCGACCTACGGGAAGCACTCTGCACAATTCGGCATTTGGCTTGCAAAAGACCACATCAAGGTCGAACGGTACAACGATGCCATTGGAGCCGACAACGAGTTCTTCCACTTCTTCTTCATCGCGAACTGCCAGGAACTCGAACTTTCCGCGAACCGGGAGAAAATCCGCAATAAGTCCGGGGATGTCTATCAAGCCATTACGGACGAGCTGGACCGATACATGACTAAAGTGTGCCAAGAGACCTGGTATCGCGATTACATCGAGCGCCGAAAGCTCGAGGACAAGAAACGGAGCATCCAGTCGCAGGAAAGCTCGCTAGAGGAACGATTAGAACGTACCCGGGGCGCGGACGGGCTGTCGCCGTCAAATCCAGCCGAGGTCATAGCTCTCTTAGAACGATACAGTGCCAATGGTGCTCCGGAGTCGCTCCAGATTGCTGATTTCCAGATGAATGACGAAGTCAATGCGATCCTCGATACAGCTAATGGATACGAACATGCTTCCGTGCAGGTGAAACTTAGCGACTTCTTCGAGGAGGAGACTCCGCTCTCCAACATTGATCGGTTCGTCTGCTG
- a CDS encoding tRNA-guanine transglycosylase translates to MASFEIVAEAGEARRGQLQINDRTLETPHLFPVINFYGGGNEGALFGGGVHRTVKEFLAHDNEVTGGKEYSDLFRGVMTSIASLTDYGIREKKLEWYLGNEIREWECFSDYDGMIFADSGGYKILEQGGGLEGEDFEKEIDQDKALDMQLDLGPDIVVNLDHPIHPDDEFEERLEKMEQTAANAARFAERREEVEGACYLTVHGYYDAMLERSFDLVEAELSEPIPEAFDGIALGSLVPRKDNVEVLVEAVSDCKHVMQQRGYDDLPLHVFGISGKAMPLLVAVGADSFDSASYLHQAINGKYSVSLFDYVPIDEADFDACDCRVCNDDFHRARMRNEMDDLYQKDILGSVAAHNLAIQQRELRQFRQLIAEGDQDQVAGYLEEAAKDQKGFRKFVYQLINERMNPYFEETDTTYA, encoded by the coding sequence ATGGCGTCATTCGAGATTGTTGCTGAGGCAGGCGAGGCTCGACGTGGCCAGCTCCAGATCAACGACCGGACATTGGAAACCCCGCACCTATTCCCGGTCATCAACTTCTACGGCGGCGGCAACGAGGGCGCTCTCTTCGGTGGCGGGGTACACCGCACAGTCAAGGAATTCCTGGCTCATGACAACGAGGTCACTGGTGGTAAAGAGTACAGTGACCTGTTCCGCGGCGTGATGACCTCCATCGCCTCGTTGACCGACTATGGGATCCGAGAGAAGAAGCTGGAATGGTATCTTGGCAACGAAATTCGCGAGTGGGAGTGCTTCAGCGACTACGACGGCATGATATTCGCGGACTCCGGTGGTTACAAGATCCTAGAGCAGGGCGGCGGACTCGAAGGTGAAGACTTCGAGAAAGAAATCGACCAGGACAAAGCGTTGGATATGCAGCTGGACCTGGGTCCGGATATCGTCGTCAATCTGGACCACCCGATTCACCCCGACGATGAGTTCGAGGAACGGTTGGAAAAGATGGAGCAGACCGCAGCAAATGCCGCCAGGTTCGCAGAACGGCGCGAGGAAGTCGAGGGAGCCTGCTATCTGACAGTGCACGGCTACTACGATGCGATGCTCGAACGGTCTTTCGACTTGGTCGAGGCCGAACTCTCGGAACCGATTCCTGAGGCGTTCGACGGAATCGCGCTTGGCAGCCTGGTCCCACGGAAGGACAACGTCGAGGTTCTGGTCGAGGCAGTCTCCGACTGCAAGCATGTGATGCAGCAACGGGGGTACGATGACCTCCCTCTACACGTGTTCGGGATTTCAGGGAAAGCTATGCCGTTGCTCGTCGCGGTCGGGGCCGACTCCTTTGACTCCGCCTCCTACTTGCATCAGGCGATCAACGGCAAGTACTCCGTCAGCCTGTTCGATTACGTCCCAATCGACGAGGCCGATTTCGACGCCTGTGATTGCCGGGTCTGTAACGACGATTTCCACCGGGCACGGATGCGGAACGAGATGGACGACCTGTATCAGAAGGACATCCTTGGTTCGGTCGCCGCACACAATCTGGCGATCCAGCAACGGGAGTTGCGTCAATTCCGCCAGTTGATCGCTGAGGGTGACCAGGATCAGGTCGCTGGGTACCTTGAAGAAGCCGCTAAAGATCAGAAAGGCTTCCGCAAGTTCGTCTACCAGCTGATCAACGAACGAATGAACCCGTACTTCGAGGAGACGGACACGACCTATGCATAA
- a CDS encoding DUF6884 domain-containing protein has product MTSLLVQSCSATKESVDTPVPALDLYDGYFFRIIKKALRADQFQPGLDMIIISAEHGVVETDDKIGYYDRQMDTDRANELNDEVVGEIAEKVAGNEYDKVWVNLGADYLPAVDGIEAAVDIPVHYIEGCGIGMKGKRLKHLVSSGRPDPVHGD; this is encoded by the coding sequence ATGACGTCACTATTAGTCCAATCATGTTCCGCGACAAAGGAATCGGTGGATACACCGGTGCCTGCCCTCGATTTGTACGATGGATACTTCTTTAGAATCATCAAGAAGGCGCTGCGCGCGGACCAGTTTCAACCTGGACTTGACATGATTATTATATCTGCTGAGCATGGAGTCGTTGAAACCGATGATAAGATCGGATATTATGATCGTCAGATGGACACAGACCGTGCTAACGAATTGAACGACGAGGTGGTCGGGGAAATTGCGGAGAAAGTCGCTGGGAATGAGTATGACAAAGTGTGGGTCAATCTGGGAGCGGATTATCTGCCGGCTGTTGACGGGATCGAGGCTGCTGTTGATATTCCGGTCCACTATATCGAGGGCTGTGGTATTGGGATGAAGGGCAAGCGGTTGAAGCACTTGGTGTCTAGCGGTCGACCAGATCCGGTACACGGTGACTGA
- a CDS encoding tRNA-guanine transglycosylase, translating into MPPFRTLAKARYGRRGEIDTPAGQIQTPALLPVANLIGGTTPESGGIWRYTRRYLFQSDTVQGFMFQTMTFLDYNLTPDNLVEWREKPLKQHFEESDAEPGFTQPLFVDSGGFKLMNSTTFGQPPEEGGSENDWGIYTNPESILKLQLDYGADIVATLDFPIPQNLNKAEATERMKRSIDNAVECLQLLNDDEKLEEWGVDKSPSVYVAIHGHSYEDVNWYVSRFLDRAEELDEAFEGFALGSLVPLSNSPDVLVDIVQGARDAIPEERYDDIALHVFGISGRLCPLLSLLGVDTFDSSNYLKAARNKSFIHPETWQRTKLSDWDEEYCDCQACQNIYFADMRHALLESDVSYKRIEGEHGKRFKSEYYAQIAQHNFELYSRQMQAVRDAIDNDELLELVAEFAQGKNIVEKGLKRAQLHNPELREQLADIGYEELVAGPDAGTFQTKLSGFLEGVEDTTREKRTISLEHGPNDFNILQQDGYQPPSEADVLLILPCSQEKPYSDSRTHQAVLSPIEEYRDQFHKISLSGLYGPVPEEFEEADPVMSYEYVLTTADDDQVELVANRLAQYLDRFGEQFDHILAYTTSKAYRRAIDQAFTRYGRGEIFPSNPRALQLTEHFRGENIDELVERFTTSL; encoded by the coding sequence ATGCCTCCATTCAGGACGCTCGCAAAGGCCAGATACGGTCGGCGGGGCGAGATAGACACGCCTGCCGGCCAGATTCAGACACCTGCCCTTCTCCCAGTTGCGAATCTTATCGGAGGAACCACCCCAGAATCAGGTGGCATCTGGCGGTATACGCGGCGCTATCTCTTCCAGAGCGACACTGTCCAGGGATTCATGTTCCAGACGATGACGTTTCTCGACTACAATCTCACCCCGGACAACCTGGTGGAGTGGCGGGAGAAACCGCTGAAGCAGCACTTCGAGGAGAGCGATGCCGAACCCGGGTTCACGCAGCCATTGTTTGTCGATTCCGGCGGATTCAAGCTGATGAACTCGACGACATTCGGCCAGCCGCCGGAAGAAGGTGGGAGCGAGAACGACTGGGGCATCTACACGAATCCGGAGAGCATTCTGAAGCTGCAGCTGGATTATGGTGCTGACATCGTCGCCACCTTGGACTTCCCGATTCCTCAGAACCTGAACAAGGCGGAAGCCACCGAGCGAATGAAGCGGAGTATCGATAACGCAGTCGAATGTCTACAGCTGCTCAATGACGATGAGAAGCTCGAGGAATGGGGTGTCGACAAGTCCCCATCCGTCTACGTGGCGATTCACGGCCACAGCTACGAGGACGTCAATTGGTACGTGAGCCGATTTCTGGACCGGGCTGAGGAACTGGATGAAGCGTTTGAGGGCTTTGCGCTCGGATCACTTGTCCCGCTCAGCAACTCACCGGACGTCCTCGTCGACATCGTCCAAGGTGCGAGGGATGCGATACCGGAGGAACGGTACGATGACATCGCACTCCACGTGTTCGGCATCAGCGGCCGGCTCTGTCCGCTACTCTCCCTCCTCGGCGTCGACACGTTCGACTCCTCGAACTACTTGAAAGCAGCCCGGAACAAGAGCTTCATCCACCCGGAGACGTGGCAGCGGACCAAGTTGAGCGACTGGGACGAGGAGTACTGCGATTGTCAGGCATGCCAGAACATCTACTTCGCCGATATGCGGCACGCCCTTCTAGAGTCCGATGTCAGCTACAAACGTATCGAGGGGGAGCACGGGAAGCGTTTCAAGAGCGAATACTACGCACAGATAGCCCAGCACAACTTCGAATTGTACAGTCGCCAGATGCAGGCTGTGCGGGACGCCATCGATAACGACGAACTGCTCGAACTCGTGGCGGAGTTCGCCCAGGGGAAGAACATCGTCGAGAAAGGGCTGAAGCGGGCACAGCTCCACAACCCGGAGCTCCGCGAACAGTTGGCCGACATCGGCTACGAGGAACTCGTTGCGGGACCGGACGCTGGAACGTTCCAAACTAAACTCTCCGGCTTCCTCGAGGGGGTTGAAGACACGACACGGGAGAAACGGACCATCTCATTGGAGCACGGTCCTAACGATTTCAACATTCTCCAGCAGGATGGCTACCAGCCACCATCTGAGGCTGATGTCCTCCTAATTCTGCCGTGCAGCCAGGAGAAGCCCTACTCCGACTCGCGGACACATCAGGCAGTGCTCTCCCCGATTGAAGAGTATCGGGACCAGTTCCACAAGATATCCCTCTCAGGGTTGTACGGTCCTGTGCCAGAGGAGTTCGAGGAGGCGGACCCTGTAATGAGCTACGAGTATGTCCTCACCACTGCGGACGATGATCAAGTCGAACTCGTTGCGAACCGGCTCGCCCAGTACCTGGACCGATTCGGTGAACAGTTTGACCACATCTTGGCCTACACGACGAGCAAAGCGTATCGCCGAGCTATCGACCAGGCATTCACCCGATATGGCCGAGGTGAGATATTCCCGTCCAACCCGCGAGCCCTTCAGCTGACCGAGCATTTCCGTGGCGAGAATATCGACGAGCTTGTGGAACGATTTACCACCTCGTTGTAA
- a CDS encoding DEAD/DEAH box helicase, translating into MPSPLNAFATATDRASEITWWNRKLTKLNRISGVTNATSFVSNELVDTKGPYLEFVSPPATAERPAAELLEQYGYDERVVDAVVDELFGGDRAGSLYQHQVDTIEAIETDPDDNILAVPTATGKTESFFLPVLNDCVATDDNGLKAIVIYPMKTLGVDQLNRFLRYIDTVNQELPREDRVTIGIWDRDTPAAVGPRDYDLDIGANVRGLECPRTQDDLRVTSDGTPGSDDWTYPWLKITREQIRDGVDILLTNPDALDYMFVSDNEATRDILGQGPEKSPVQHVVFDEAHVWSGISGSSIGLLTRRLKQFYAAHDPQVTLVSATIENPSDLASALTGTDRDDVNELGFTARDFPVTGATDFDRFAECSLRDVVETLVLTERHDVDRETFCGSYPQLTGAVTTLEEIGLLAGPDPLTVPDQHRDWVFAPIADSIDTEQEDNTAGAVQNGGTAPGIAPEELDTLTEQVVEHGDLGGRWFQFIRDTVPEVATVASWFMDESTTEVEFEHYADLVNRIEKAGASNPDEAVSALLALGRAAGMVTAKYHMFAKPPRKVYWCQTCEEVTRGRSCPEGHQTRELRFCRTCHHPFVEADTENEDEDDEVFQPVYGGGTDGPCPGCTTLRLRLTDITVPTPTLLSFMLTSLCRSMPSEKTLVFSDSRSTAESVSNEIIGTEYGLTAETLYVKQLIEEGGRAEARSLFYPVLDTLREKYWQPLRQNTPDRETDANDILVELWNEIEPNARLSQCQHLREAALVTPAWVHTCPDPKTAAIGHEVFNLFVSRFPPQFQKHGIKFQGYTRERLVNKLESETRFTEEEIDEVVDDVLQGLLDGDVFELKTWDGVRDTILNAGKDEATEDDVFEYIEDQIDGLEARDGYSDVGGGIFTVHDYASKTDLQLVPQVTFCNDCYTASPVPRHDDGLDHCPTCGNTVDVHQRFRVEDDGSMTLLGWADVETDWEYPVDHWGHDILAPLIPSEGPPVPRDTVEMMELDFITVGIHKGDVPPTLRSAIEEGFRKSDPDINIVSATPTMELGVDIGTLDSVAQVGIPPTLTNYVQRSGRTGRTRGSESLVATTVRGTHPVDAHYYDDLDRFFGSFDPVRVPDPFDFDEVLAGHVVTEVVAYLARNPHPSDTFEETYQINQSVDSVAEFADRVEANLDELRTFVRDDVTDRLRDHIGAVFGQRGLEVFDAVFNSDGPVSFRQRTQQTCGQFRSFSDSTDLDDVRNGNDRLDSWLNRLGYLANYREFGQQFPVQFEGSSESISFQGDGRLYDFYPGEENERGAVMTLYGSTYLVSDVEGTKEPLQTVAICTNEDCTRPFESYRTAAEQCPHCGNPLDAISVHGVQAVNCRKAHQFEDLYSTSPIMTTHVTSRGERTAGEETTVFGLSCDVAVGGYDVIDFIPVFERRHTMGSGKEIKRSEARIPDSDDARYAPVGKQYVTQGICLTFDQAAVADRLPDEALEQEDEAVWPQLFISLEQALTKAVAVETQSDQDDFRVKVTATGDEIRVYIVDNRQGGNGIATQVDRHLDAIVDEVRNVIDCDECSGYCENCLLIERTPATYLDNDLLNRTLLAEAVGQTP; encoded by the coding sequence ATGCCATCCCCGTTGAACGCGTTTGCCACCGCCACTGATCGCGCCTCCGAGATCACGTGGTGGAATCGAAAACTTACCAAGCTCAACCGTATTTCAGGCGTTACCAACGCTACTTCCTTCGTTTCAAACGAACTGGTGGATACCAAAGGCCCGTATCTCGAATTTGTCTCACCGCCAGCCACAGCGGAGCGGCCAGCTGCCGAGCTACTGGAGCAGTATGGCTACGATGAACGGGTTGTCGACGCGGTCGTCGACGAGTTGTTCGGTGGGGACCGTGCCGGGTCGCTCTATCAGCACCAGGTAGACACGATCGAGGCTATCGAGACGGATCCTGACGACAACATCTTGGCTGTGCCGACAGCGACCGGGAAAACGGAGTCGTTCTTCCTCCCAGTACTCAATGACTGTGTGGCGACGGACGACAACGGGTTGAAAGCGATCGTCATTTATCCGATGAAGACGCTGGGTGTCGACCAGCTCAATCGGTTCCTCCGTTACATTGACACGGTGAACCAGGAACTACCACGCGAAGACCGCGTTACCATCGGGATCTGGGACCGGGATACGCCGGCGGCAGTCGGACCGCGTGACTACGACCTGGATATCGGTGCCAACGTCCGTGGCCTCGAGTGTCCCCGCACCCAGGACGATTTACGGGTGACCAGCGATGGGACACCGGGCAGCGATGACTGGACGTATCCGTGGCTCAAGATCACTCGCGAGCAGATCCGTGACGGGGTCGACATCCTCCTGACGAACCCGGATGCGCTCGACTATATGTTCGTCAGCGACAACGAGGCCACCCGTGATATCCTAGGTCAAGGCCCGGAGAAAAGCCCAGTTCAACACGTGGTTTTCGACGAAGCCCACGTGTGGAGCGGGATATCCGGGTCAAGTATCGGATTGCTCACTCGCCGTCTCAAACAGTTTTACGCAGCACATGATCCACAGGTTACGCTGGTCTCCGCCACCATCGAGAACCCCAGCGACCTGGCATCCGCCCTGACCGGGACGGATAGAGACGATGTCAACGAGCTCGGGTTCACCGCCCGCGACTTCCCGGTCACCGGGGCGACTGATTTCGACCGGTTTGCGGAGTGTTCACTCCGCGACGTCGTGGAAACACTCGTCCTCACCGAACGCCACGACGTTGACCGGGAGACGTTCTGCGGCAGCTATCCACAGTTGACCGGTGCCGTCACCACGTTGGAGGAGATTGGACTCTTGGCAGGGCCAGACCCGTTGACGGTGCCAGACCAGCACCGAGACTGGGTGTTCGCCCCCATAGCTGACAGCATCGACACCGAACAGGAAGACAACACCGCGGGAGCTGTCCAGAACGGAGGGACTGCGCCCGGGATAGCCCCCGAGGAACTGGATACCTTGACGGAACAGGTGGTCGAGCACGGCGATCTCGGCGGCAGATGGTTCCAGTTTATCCGTGATACGGTTCCGGAAGTCGCGACTGTTGCATCGTGGTTCATGGACGAGTCGACCACCGAGGTTGAGTTCGAACACTACGCTGACCTCGTGAACCGGATTGAGAAAGCAGGTGCGTCGAACCCGGATGAAGCGGTGTCAGCATTGCTTGCCTTGGGCCGGGCAGCCGGGATGGTGACGGCGAAGTACCACATGTTCGCCAAACCGCCGCGGAAGGTCTACTGGTGCCAGACATGCGAGGAAGTGACCCGTGGCCGGTCCTGTCCCGAGGGCCACCAGACACGGGAACTCCGGTTCTGCAGGACCTGCCACCACCCGTTCGTCGAAGCCGACACCGAAAACGAAGACGAGGACGACGAGGTGTTTCAACCGGTCTACGGCGGCGGGACGGACGGTCCGTGTCCTGGCTGTACGACGTTGCGGCTCCGGTTGACCGATATCACGGTGCCGACGCCGACCCTGCTTTCGTTCATGTTGACGTCGCTGTGCCGGTCGATGCCGTCCGAGAAGACGTTGGTCTTCTCTGATTCACGGTCGACAGCTGAATCGGTCAGCAACGAAATCATCGGGACGGAGTACGGGTTAACCGCTGAGACGCTGTACGTGAAGCAGTTGATCGAGGAAGGTGGCCGAGCTGAGGCCCGGTCACTGTTTTACCCGGTATTGGATACACTGCGGGAGAAGTACTGGCAGCCACTGCGACAGAACACACCGGACCGGGAAACGGATGCGAACGATATTCTCGTTGAGCTGTGGAACGAAATCGAGCCGAACGCACGGCTCTCCCAGTGCCAGCATCTCCGTGAAGCAGCGCTTGTCACCCCTGCATGGGTCCACACCTGTCCCGATCCGAAGACCGCGGCAATCGGCCACGAGGTGTTCAATCTCTTCGTCAGCCGGTTCCCGCCCCAGTTCCAGAAACACGGAATCAAGTTCCAGGGATACACCCGGGAGCGGTTGGTCAACAAGCTCGAGTCTGAGACACGATTCACCGAAGAGGAAATCGACGAGGTTGTCGACGACGTGTTGCAGGGGTTGCTAGACGGCGACGTGTTTGAACTCAAAACGTGGGATGGCGTACGGGACACGATACTCAACGCGGGGAAGGATGAAGCAACTGAGGACGATGTCTTCGAGTACATCGAAGACCAAATTGACGGTCTGGAAGCACGTGACGGCTATAGTGATGTCGGCGGCGGTATCTTCACCGTCCACGACTACGCGAGTAAGACGGACCTCCAACTGGTTCCCCAGGTAACGTTCTGCAACGACTGTTACACGGCGTCACCTGTTCCCCGTCACGATGACGGCCTTGACCATTGCCCGACCTGCGGAAATACGGTCGACGTCCACCAACGGTTCCGTGTCGAGGACGACGGCTCAATGACCCTCCTCGGCTGGGCAGACGTCGAGACAGACTGGGAGTACCCGGTCGATCACTGGGGCCACGATATCCTTGCGCCTCTCATCCCGAGTGAAGGGCCACCGGTACCGCGCGACACGGTCGAGATGATGGAGTTGGACTTCATCACGGTAGGAATCCACAAGGGGGACGTCCCACCGACACTTCGGAGCGCCATTGAGGAGGGGTTCCGGAAATCAGATCCGGACATCAACATCGTCAGCGCGACTCCGACGATGGAACTCGGTGTGGACATCGGCACCTTGGATTCAGTGGCACAGGTCGGGATACCGCCGACTTTGACTAACTACGTGCAACGCAGCGGCCGCACCGGGCGGACGCGCGGCAGCGAATCCTTGGTAGCCACCACGGTCCGCGGCACCCATCCTGTCGACGCACACTACTACGACGACCTGGATCGCTTCTTCGGCAGCTTCGACCCTGTCCGTGTTCCGGACCCGTTCGACTTCGACGAAGTCCTGGCCGGCCACGTAGTGACCGAAGTCGTCGCCTATCTCGCCCGCAACCCGCATCCCAGTGACACGTTCGAGGAGACCTACCAGATTAATCAGTCGGTCGACTCTGTGGCCGAGTTCGCCGACCGTGTGGAAGCCAACCTTGACGAGCTACGCACCTTTGTCCGCGACGACGTGACGGACCGGTTACGGGACCATATCGGGGCCGTGTTCGGGCAACGTGGTTTGGAGGTCTTCGACGCGGTTTTCAACAGTGACGGCCCGGTGAGTTTCCGGCAACGGACACAGCAAACCTGTGGCCAGTTCCGCAGCTTCAGTGACAGCACCGATCTCGACGACGTGCGAAACGGGAATGACCGATTGGATTCCTGGCTCAACCGACTGGGCTACTTGGCGAACTATCGCGAGTTCGGCCAACAGTTCCCTGTCCAGTTCGAAGGCAGCAGTGAAAGCATCTCGTTCCAAGGTGACGGCCGCCTCTACGACTTCTACCCTGGTGAGGAAAATGAGCGAGGGGCAGTGATGACCCTGTACGGCTCAACCTACTTGGTGTCGGACGTCGAAGGCACGAAGGAACCGTTACAGACGGTGGCGATTTGCACCAACGAGGACTGTACCCGGCCGTTCGAAAGCTACCGGACAGCAGCAGAGCAATGTCCACACTGCGGCAACCCGTTAGATGCGATTTCAGTCCACGGCGTTCAGGCAGTCAACTGTCGGAAAGCCCACCAGTTCGAAGATTTATACAGTACCTCGCCCATCATGACGACCCACGTCACGAGTCGTGGCGAAAGAACCGCAGGCGAAGAAACCACGGTATTCGGCCTCTCCTGTGACGTAGCGGTCGGCGGCTACGATGTGATTGACTTTATCCCGGTATTCGAGCGGCGGCACACGATGGGATCCGGGAAAGAGATCAAACGGTCTGAAGCACGGATTCCTGACAGCGACGATGCCCGGTACGCGCCTGTCGGGAAGCAGTACGTAACACAGGGGATCTGTCTCACGTTCGACCAGGCAGCGGTGGCTGATCGACTTCCGGATGAGGCGTTGGAACAGGAAGACGAGGCAGTGTGGCCCCAACTGTTCATCAGCTTAGAACAAGCGTTAACGAAAGCGGTTGCCGTCGAAACCCAGAGTGATCAAGACGATTTCCGCGTGAAGGTGACGGCGACGGGCGACGAGATTCGCGTCTACATCGTCGATAATCGGCAGGGTGGCAACGGGATTGCGACACAGGTCGACCGACACTTGGACGCTATCGTCGACGAGGTCCGAAACGTGATTGATTGTGACGAATGTAGCGGCTATTGTGAGAACTGTCTCTTGATCGAGCGGACACCAGCTACGTATCTGGACAACGACCTGCTGAACAGGACGCTGCTCGCGGAGGCAGTAGGACAAACGCCATGA